In the genome of Henningerozyma blattae CBS 6284 chromosome 5, complete genome, one region contains:
- the VMA4 gene encoding H(+)-transporting V1 sector ATPase subunit E (similar to Saccharomyces cerevisiae VMA4 (YOR332W); ancestral locus Anc_7.63), whose amino-acid sequence MSSMITSLTPNQVNDELNKMQAFIKKEAEEKAKEIQLKADQEYEIEKTQLVRTETSNIDSAFSDKMKKASLKQQISKSTVANKMRLKILSSREESLDNIFELAKKQLKTLATDEPKYKPILKGLILEAMCKLLDSKIIIQATKRDESLVKSMIDELKNEYKTISKSEELPEITISEDYLNKDISGGAVVSNANGKISINNTLEERLELLNATALPAIRLEMFGPSESRKFFD is encoded by the coding sequence atgtctTCTATGATTACCTCTTTGACACCAAATCAAGTCAACGATGAGTTGAATAAAATGCAAGCCTTCATTAAGAAGGAAGCTGAAGAAAAAGCTaaagaaattcaattaaaagcTGACCAAGaatatgaaattgaaaaaactCAACTTGTTCGTACTGAAACTTCTAATATTGACAGTGCTTTTTCTGATAAGATGAAGAAAGCCTCTTtaaaacaacaaatttCAAAGTCCACTGTCGCCAACAAAATGcgtttaaaaattttaagctCAAGGGAAGAATCTTTAGACAATATATTTGAGTTGGCTAAGAAGCAATTGAAAACTCTAGCTACAGATGAACCTAAATACAAGCCAATTTTAAAGGGGTTGATTCTTGAAGCTATGTGTAAATTACTGGATtctaaaatcattattcaaGCTACTAAAAGAGACGAATCCTTAGTAAAATCTATGATTGATGAGTTGAAGAACGAATATAAGactatttcaaaatcagaAGAACTACCAGAAATTACAATCTCAgaagattatttaaataaagatatatctGGCGGTGCTGTTGTTTCAAACGCTAATGGTAAAATTAGCATCAACAATACCCTAGAAGAAcgtttagaattattaaatgctACTGCATTGCCTGCTATTAGATTAGAAATGTTTGGCCCATCAGAATCAAGAAAGttttttgattaa
- the MRS2 gene encoding Mrs2p (similar to Saccharomyces cerevisiae MRS2 (YOR334W); ancestral locus Anc_7.62): MYHPSLISLISKKQLFGNGKFIFNAIGYIPSYYSPYSTNKSNYNYSPLLKPIKPNDNFISSTCFNEKGIITSVSKKFPKWSFLRDFDLYPRDLRKIDSSSVDIIPSILVKKKCIIINILYIKVLIAKDKLYIFDTSTAKDVSKLGVLMYDLESKLSQKHSQPSSVAKNITPDTTTLSSDPNTNQDKCAIENTSFNLNGNLNSTYNFNNSLSNHQSYEHKALESILINVMGSLETELKMHSTVSKQLLLGLENEVNRDKLRDLLIKSKDLSLFYQKSLLIRDVLDELLENDEDMAGMYLTNPIKPNQDIADFDFADLEMLLETYYTQCDEYVQQAESLIQDIKSTEEIVNIILDANRNSLMLLELKITIYTLGFSVATLLPAFYGMNLKNFIEESNFGFSGIVSISIIMGIYVTRKNFAALRSTTRLTMLNNHMGNLSPKHTSIANENTQKYVPTLWLNCTKAWERFWWGRSLRKRERVLKTRENREKIWKWLLEKDPK; encoded by the coding sequence ATGTACCATCCAAGtttaatatcattgatCTCAAAAAAACAACTGTTTGGTAATggaaaatttatatttaatgcTATCGGATACATTCCTTCATATTATTCACCATACTCAACAAACAAAtctaattataattattcacCACTATTAAAACCAATAAAACccaatgataattttatttcgAGTACATGCTTTAATGAAAAAGGTATTATTACTTCTGTGTCAAAGAAATTTCCAAAATGGTCTTTTTTAAgagattttgatttatatcCAAGAGATTTAAGAAAGATAGATTCTTCATCTGTTGATATTATACCATCGATATTagttaagaaaaaatgcataattataaatattctttatattaAGGTACTGATTGCAAAGGATAAACTTTACATTTTTGATACTTCCACAGCAAAAGATGTTTCCAAATTAGGGGTATTAATGTACGACTTAGAGTCCAAATTATCACAAAAACATTCCCAACCATCTTCTGTAGCGAAAAATATAACGCCAGATACTACAACACTAAGCTCAGACCCTAATACGAATCAAGATAAATGCGCAATAGAAAACacatcttttaatttaaatggtaatttaaattcaactTACAACTTCAACAATTCTTTGTCAAATCACCAGTCATATGAACATAAAGCTCTAGAAAGTATATTAATCAATGTAATGGGGTCATTGGAAACAGAGTTAAAAATGCATTCGACCGTTTCTAAGCAATTATTACTAGGCCTAGAAAATGAAGTCAATAGAGATAAATTAAGAGACCTTTTGATTAAATCAAAGGACTTGAGTTTATTCTATCAAAAATCGTTATTGATTAGAGACGTTcttgatgaattattagaaaatgatgaagatatgGCAGGGATGTATTTGACTAATCCTATAAAGCCTAACCAGGATATTGCcgattttgattttgctGATTTAGAAATGTTACTAGAAACATATTATACACAATGTGATGAATACGTCCAACAAGCTGAATCATTAATTCaagatattaaatcaaCAGAGgaaattgtaaatattatCCTAGACGCCAATAGAAATTCTCTAATGTTGTTGGAACTGAAAATTACTATTTATACCTTGGGGTTTAGTGTTGCAACTTTATTACCTGCCTTCTATGGTATGAAccttaaaaatttcattgaaGAAAGTAATTTTGGCTTCTCTGGTATAGTTAgcatttcaataataatgggTATCTATGTCACAAGAAAGAATTTTGCTGCTCTACGATCAACAACGAGATTGACTATGTTAAATAATCATATGGGGAACTTATCTCCAAAACATACTTCTATAGCTAATGAAAACACTCAAAAATATGTACCAACTTTATGGCTAAATTGCACCAAAGCTTGGGAACGATTTTGGTGGGGACGTTCTTTAAGGAAACGTGAACGTGTCTTAAAGACAAGAGAAAACCGtgaaaaaatttggaaatggTTATTAGAGAAAGATCCCAAATAA
- the TBLA0E01880 gene encoding uncharacterized protein (similar to Saccharomyces cerevisiae GIP4 (YAL031C); ancestral locus Anc_7.61), with protein sequence MLPQNEANEALTRKNTVFLDIYDIKILQYQIAITKLLELKNTLQNLETSLKTRHPDAYIVPLLNYILSLCEGPVLNVHISIRKRYRLLSQFKLCKLSEVGIISPDNQNGTSEIKQVYEIPNIELEVLLPDVSEDSLFYSNNMYNRDLQWKLFHSLSCIIDNSLKIYTGMLDQVEKERNLYGSLNPFGRTAKFNYNSIDDLLESPEASLSLDMAVLISDFNRDTSLESFRKLQLQLLKIIINGFQDKIKPFLSKYYSQLKIFSTPNNTKNTNDVIMDIQSLPHWEYTLHRLYTFIFKSISYMDILISLLRQIYFPNKLYFQDIKIKLRSKNVHDYEEMIQMLEDISNNYRDDETIRLLINLLGSYTKRGSLFFVQPDNVLDCYNNGVVKAYEKLKFFINFFKNWYKIWLHIENNKDGKKLLDNLSQAQLLRMLNERKNVDHKGMTTSKEGLKKSKKLSTADNHLAPTTNVSSLANSGSKNNLSLKHQVGLQRSSSMMLRKSSPSSPRSSIGIVRSSSVKRLSTKIDPSNHAAVASALAANSMSTTPTRSSTGLKRSSSVNARPLSAIASSQAVSSPNSSLNTTPKVSRKPSNSRESKPPTHKKKSLNDLKQQSSQTRQRSSSLQASFHSHHLMPSHPPQIRANSLDTEPSLVNQKRIQENVNKNLLRTPPTANSNSHSKVGTPTSINSNNSGTKNSRHSISTFASLRPKENTNNSSTIMGSPLGRKRYSAISNTNTVDIDDIMLDLDNLKLDNDSSNVVNHKLASKGKNNSNLVFSNTERSRSNGSSNSSMEYSQDEWHDADGMISPNNNASVNSSTTSLVKKVRFAGVPPIVEVDEPKTTTPSKRRSWHSKPDYLNTLSPPPGIITNAASNSSLLNSRNSKNSNEFAKIDHTSSNSIQYRNNLKKSYDDIPEEGEDFNRENSPQIMTTTTRQAKKFANPLMSRLK encoded by the coding sequence ATGCTACCCCAAAATGAAGCTAATGAAGCTCTAACAAGGAAAAATACAGTTTTCCTAGATATATACGATATTAAGATTTTACAATACCAGATTGCTATCACtaaattattggaattgaaaaatacttTGCAGAACCTAGAAACAAGCTTGAAGACAAGACATCCAGACGCATACATCGTTCCCTTACTGAATTACATTCTTTCGTTGTGCGAAGGTCCTGTACTTAATGTGCACATTTCAATTCGTAAGAGATATAGACTACTTTCTCAATTTAAACTATGTAAATTATCAGAAGTTGGTATAATCTCTCCAGACAATCAAAATGGTACTTCAGAGATCAAACAGGTTTACGAAATACCCaatattgaattagaaGTATTATTGCCAGATGTCTCTGAAGATAGTTTGTTTTATTCGAACAATATGTACAATAGAGATTTACAATGGAAATTGTTTCATTCTTTATCATgtataattgataattctttgaaaatataCACAGGAATGCTAGATCAAGTCGAAAAGgaaagaaatttatatGGCTCTTTAAATCCTTTTGGTCGAACGGCTAAGTTCAATTATAATTCAATAGACGACTTACTAGAGTCCCCGGAGGCTAGTCTTTCTTTGGATATGGCTGTACTAATTTCTGATTTTAACAGAGATACTTCGTTGGAATCTTTTAGGAAATTACAGTTACAACTATtgaagattattattaacgGATTTcaagataaaattaaaccGTTTTTATCCAAATATTACTcacaattgaaaatattttcaactcctaataatacaaaaaatacaaatgatGTGATAATGGACATTCAAAGTTTGCCACATTGGGAGTACACTCTCCATAGACTATACacctttatttttaaatcaatttcttacatggatattttaatatctctCTTGAGACAGATATATTTTcctaataaattatattttcaagatattaaaatcaagTTAAGATCGAAAAATGTTCATGATTATGAAGAAATGATCCAAATGCTTGAAGATATAAGCAATAACTATAGAGATGATGAAACAATCAGGTTATTGATCAATTTATTAGGGAGCTACACAAAACGCggttctttattttttgttcaaCCTGATAATGTACTAGACTGCTATAATAATGGTGTAGTTAAAGCgtatgaaaaattgaaatttttcataaatttttttaaaaactgGTACAAGATTTGGCTacatattgaaaataataaggaCGGTAAAAAGTTATTAGATAACTTATCTCAAGCTCAACTATTGAGAATGCTGAATGAGAGAAAAAATGTAGATCACAAAGGGATGACTACCTCGAAAGAAGGTTTAAAGAAGAGCAAAAAGTTATCCACGGCAGATAATCATTTGGCACCTACAACAAATGTGTCCTCATTAGCTAATTCTGGCTCGAAAAATAATCTTTCGTTGAAACATCAAGTTGGTCTTCAACGAAGCTCTTCGATGATGTTACGTAAGAGTTCTCCGTCAAGTCCAAGAAGCTCTATAGGGATTGTGAGAAGCTCTTCTGTGAAAAGGCTGAGCACTAAAATTGATCCAAGTAATCATGCAGCGGTCGCATCTGCGTTAGCGGCAAACTCTATGAGTACTACACCAACGAGATCGTCAACTGGTCTAAAGAGGTCATCATCAGTAAATGCTAGACCTTTATCTGCAATAGCATCAAGCCAAGCTGTATCATCTCCAAATTCTTCCTTAAACACTACCCCGAAAGTTTCTCGTAAACCATCAAACTCTCGTGAAAGCAAGCCCCCAACTCATAAGAAGAAATCActtaatgatttaaaacaaCAATCCTCACAAACTAGACAACGATCTTCCTCCTTACAGGCTTCATTCCATTCTCACCACTTAATGCCCTCTCATCCACCACAAATTAGAGCAAATTCTTTGGATACAGAACCTTCGTTAGTTAATcaaaaaagaattcaaGAGAAtgtgaataaaaatttattaaggACACCACCAACTGCAAACTCCAATTCACATTCAAAAGTGGGGACTCCAACATctattaattctaataatagtgGTACCAAAAATAGTAGACATTCTATTTCTACATTTGCATCATTGCGtccaaaagaaaatacaaataattctagTACTATTATGGGTTCACCATTAGGAAGGAAAAGATATTCAGCTATCTCAAACACTAACACGGTagatattgatgatatcATGCTtgatttagataatttgaaattagaCAATGACTCTTCCAATGTAGTTAATCATAAACTTGCCTCAAAaggtaaaaataattccaatCTAGTCTTTAGTAATACGGAAAGATCAAGATCAAATGGCTCTAGTAATTCCAGTATGGAATACTCTCAAGATGAATGGCATGATGCTGATGGAATGATAAGCCCAAACAATAACGCTTCAGTAAACAGCAGTACAACTTCTTTGGTAAAAAAAGTTAGATTTGCAGGAGTACCACCAATTGTTGAAGTTGATGAGCCTAAAACAACAACCCCATCAAAGAGACGAAGCTGGCATAGTAAACCTGATTACTTGAATACATTATCACCTCCCCCTGGGATCATCACAAATGCTGcatctaattcatctttaCTAAACTCTAgaaattccaaaaatagTAACGAATTTGCAAAGATAGACCATACAAGCAGTAATTCTATTCAGtatagaaataatttgaaaaagagTTATGATGATATCCCTGAAGAAGGGGAAGATTTTAACCGAGAAAATTCACCTCAAATAATGACCACGACTACACGACAAGCTAAAAAATTTGCCAATCCTTTAATGAGCAGGctcaaataa
- the POP5 gene encoding RNA-binding protein POP5 (similar to Saccharomyces cerevisiae POP5 (YAL033W); ancestral locus Anc_7.59) — translation MVRLKSRYILFEILTPTDIQDLKEYDSLSLRQLTPVEINSRILLNEIRRSLQVNFGDYGSAKVNSLIHIKYFSNMTSTGIIRCLREDVDLVVSAMALVKNINGLGVSTNSILLNDIIINPVKISGTIKKIEQYAIKRNAKLLRLVQKENSGGKNQLLVDFSGISDKDVEDQEDA, via the coding sequence ATGGTTCGTTTAAAGAgtagatatattttatttgaaatccTAACTCCAACTGATATTCAAGATTTAAAAGAGTATGATTCGTTGTCATTACGTCAACTAACACCTGtagaaattaattctaGGATCCTGTTAAATGAAATACGACGTTCTTTGCAGGTGAATTTTGGGGATTATGGCTCCGCAAAAGTGAATTCCTTAATccatattaaatatttctctaATATGACATCCACGGGAATAATAAGATGCTTACGTGAAGATGTAGATTTGGTAGTCAGTGCAATGGCTTTAGTTAAGAATATTAATGGGCTGGGAGTTTCAACCAACAGCATACTACTCAATGACATAATTATAAACCCTGTAAAAATAAGCGGGACTATTAAAAAGATTGAACAATAtgcaattaaaagaaaCGCCAAATTATTAAGGCTAGTTCAAAAGGAGAATTCTGGgggaaaaaatcaattattggTTGATTTTTCAGGAATATCAGACAAGGATGTTGAAGATCAAGAAGATGCATAG